Part of the Flavobacterium okayamense genome, GTTCCCGCTTCAGGACCGATATCAATAATCATATCGGCAGCTTTCATGATATCTTCGTCGTGCTCAACAACAATTACTGTATTGCCTAAATCACGCAAATTTTTTAAAACATGAATTAAACGTTCTGTATCTTTTGGATGTAGACCAATACTTGGTTCGTCTAAAATATACATCGAACCTACTAAACTACTTCCTAATGATGTTGCCAGATTTATACGTTGCGATTCTCCACCAGAAAGTGTAGCCGAATTTCTGTTTAATGTTAAATAGCTCAAACCAACATCTGAAAGAAAAGCCAATCGGTTATTAATTTCAATTAAAAGTCGTTTGGCAACTTTAGCGTCGTATTCGTTTAATTCCAAATTTTTGAAAAACGGAATTAATTTTACAATTGGCAAATCCACTAAATTTGAAATAGTTTCACCACCAACTTTTACATAATTAGCTTCTTGACGTAAACGTTTCCCTTTACAAACGGTACATTTTGTTTTACCGCGATAACGCGACAATAACACACGGTTTTGAATTTTATAATTTTTTTCCTCTAATTCGGTAAAGAAATCATTTAAACCAGTAAAATATTGATTTCCTTCCCAAATTAAAGCTTTTTGCTCATCCGAAAGTTCGAAATAGGGTTTATGAATCGGGAAATCAAATTTATAAGCATTATTCACCAATTGATCACGATACCAACTCATACTTTCGCCGCGCCATGGATAAATAGCATTTTCATAAACAGAAAGTGCTGTGTTTGGAATCACTAATTCATCATCAATTCCAATTACATTTCCATAGCCTTCACATTTAGGACAAGCTCCATAAGGATTGTTAAAACTGAACAAGTGAATGTTTGGTTCTAAAAATGAAATACCATCTAATTCAAAACGGTTATTAAATTCAAATCTTTTATTTGTATTTAATTCTTGTAAATAACATTCTCCTTTTCCTTCAAAAAAAGCCGTTTGAATAGCATCTGCTAAACGATTGTAAAACTCTTCATCGTCTTTAACTACAATTCTATCAATAATTAAAAGTATGTCTTTATCGTCTAACGAATGTTGGTCAATTGTATCTAACCGAACCATTTCATTGTCTACTAAAATACGTGCAAACCCTTGTTGAAGAAGTACTTTTAGTTTGTCTTCTAAAGCTCTACCTTTTTCTAAGTGGATAGGAGCGAGCAACAACCATTTAGAATCTAATTCGAAGGTTTTTACTAACTCAATAACATCGGTAACCGTATTCTTTTTAACTTCTTGACCAGAGATTGGAGAATAAGTTTTCCCAATTCTTGCAAAAAGTAATTTCATATAATCATAAATCTCAGTCGATGTGCCAACTGTCGAACGTGCATTTGTCGTATTAACTTTTTGCTCGATAGCAATTGCAGGAGCAATTCCTTTAATGTATTCAACTTTTGGTTTGTCTAAACGACCTAAAAATTGACGCGCATAACTCGATAAACTTTCCACATATCTACGTTGGCCTTCAGCATAAAGTGTGTCAAACGCTAAACTTGATTTACCTGAACCCGAAAGTCCAGTAATAACAACAAGTTTATTTCTAGGAATAGCAACATCAATATTTTTAAGGTTATGGAGTTGCGCACCTTTTATAAGTATATTTTTTTTTGGTTCTAGTTTAGAAAAGTCGGTTGTGTTCATTGTTTTTTGTAAGATGTGCAAAATTAAGAATTTTTAAGGCTTTTCACTAATCGAAATGTAAAGTTATTTTAGCGAAGAATTAAATAAATTGGGTTAAATACAAAGCTTTTAGAAATAAATGCTTAATTTTTGTGATAAATGTGTAGCTTTT contains:
- the uvrA gene encoding excinuclease ABC subunit UvrA, with product MNTTDFSKLEPKKNILIKGAQLHNLKNIDVAIPRNKLVVITGLSGSGKSSLAFDTLYAEGQRRYVESLSSYARQFLGRLDKPKVEYIKGIAPAIAIEQKVNTTNARSTVGTSTEIYDYMKLLFARIGKTYSPISGQEVKKNTVTDVIELVKTFELDSKWLLLAPIHLEKGRALEDKLKVLLQQGFARILVDNEMVRLDTIDQHSLDDKDILLIIDRIVVKDDEEFYNRLADAIQTAFFEGKGECYLQELNTNKRFEFNNRFELDGISFLEPNIHLFSFNNPYGACPKCEGYGNVIGIDDELVIPNTALSVYENAIYPWRGESMSWYRDQLVNNAYKFDFPIHKPYFELSDEQKALIWEGNQYFTGLNDFFTELEEKNYKIQNRVLLSRYRGKTKCTVCKGKRLRQEANYVKVGGETISNLVDLPIVKLIPFFKNLELNEYDAKVAKRLLIEINNRLAFLSDVGLSYLTLNRNSATLSGGESQRINLATSLGSSLVGSMYILDEPSIGLHPKDTERLIHVLKNLRDLGNTVIVVEHDEDIMKAADMIIDIGPEAGTHGGNLVAQGTYDEILKADTLTSNYLSGKQQIEVPKKRRKFKHHIDVIGARENNLKNQDFTFPLDCLTVITGVSGSGKSTLVKKILFPAIQKHLEGVGEKAGQFSELKGNYSNVKHIEYVDQNPIGRSSRSNPVTYIKAYDDIRDLFSKQAVSKLRGYQAKHFSFNVDGGRCETCKGDGEVTIEMQFMADVHLECETCHGKRFKKEVLEVTFENKNIDDVLKMTIDEALEFFGEHKQTKITQKLQPLQDVGLGYVQLGQSSSTLSGGEAQRIKLASFLVKGTIKDKALFVFDEPTTGLHFHDIKKLLTSFEALIEKGHSIIVIEHNLDLIKCADYIIDIGPEGGENGGKLVAFGTPEEIVKNKNSVTGIYLKEKLS